From one Cynocephalus volans isolate mCynVol1 chromosome X, mCynVol1.pri, whole genome shotgun sequence genomic stretch:
- the HMGB3 gene encoding high mobility group protein B3 isoform X2, giving the protein MAKGDPKKPKGKMSAYAFFVQTCREEHKKKNPEVPVNFAEFSKKCSERWKTMSGKEKSKFDEMAKADKVRYDREMKDYGPAKGGKKKKDPNAPKRPPSGFFLFCSEFRPKIKSTNPGISIGDVAKKLGEMWNNLSDSEKQPYITKAAKLKEKYEKDVADYKSKGKFDGAKGPAKVARKKVEEEDEEDEEEEEEEEEEEEDE; this is encoded by the exons ATGGCTAAAGGTGACCCTAAGAAACCAAAGGGCAAGATGTCTGCTTATGCCTTCTTTGTGCAGACATGCAGAGAAGAACATAAGAAGAAAAACCCAGAGGTCCCTGTCAATTTTGCAGAATTTTCCAAGAAGTGCTCTGAGAGGtggaag ACAATGTCTGGGAAAGAGAAGTCTAAATTTGATGAGATGGCAAAGGCGGACAAAGTACGCTATGATCGGGAAATGAAGGATTATGGACCAGCTAAGGgaggcaagaagaagaaagacccTAATGCCCCCAAAAGGCCACC GTCTgggtttttcctcttctgttctgAATTCCGCCCCAAGATCAAATCCACAAACCCTGGCATCTCTATTGGAGACGTGGCCAAAAAGCTGGGTGAGATGTGGAATAACTTAAGTGACAGTGAAAAGCAGCCTTACATCACCAAGGCGGCCAAGCTGAAGGAGAAGTACGAGAAG GATGTTGCTGACTATAAGTCTAAAGGAAAGTTTGATGGCGCAAAGGGTCCCGCTAAAGTTGCCAGGAAAAAGGTGGAAGAGGAAGACGAAGAAgacgaggaggaagaggaggaggaggaggaggaggaggaggatgaataA
- the HMGB3 gene encoding high mobility group protein B3 isoform X1: MEVKMAKGDPKKPKGKMSAYAFFVQTCREEHKKKNPEVPVNFAEFSKKCSERWKTMSGKEKSKFDEMAKADKVRYDREMKDYGPAKGGKKKKDPNAPKRPPSGFFLFCSEFRPKIKSTNPGISIGDVAKKLGEMWNNLSDSEKQPYITKAAKLKEKYEKDVADYKSKGKFDGAKGPAKVARKKVEEEDEEDEEEEEEEEEEEEDE, encoded by the exons ATGGAAG TCAAGATGGCTAAAGGTGACCCTAAGAAACCAAAGGGCAAGATGTCTGCTTATGCCTTCTTTGTGCAGACATGCAGAGAAGAACATAAGAAGAAAAACCCAGAGGTCCCTGTCAATTTTGCAGAATTTTCCAAGAAGTGCTCTGAGAGGtggaag ACAATGTCTGGGAAAGAGAAGTCTAAATTTGATGAGATGGCAAAGGCGGACAAAGTACGCTATGATCGGGAAATGAAGGATTATGGACCAGCTAAGGgaggcaagaagaagaaagacccTAATGCCCCCAAAAGGCCACC GTCTgggtttttcctcttctgttctgAATTCCGCCCCAAGATCAAATCCACAAACCCTGGCATCTCTATTGGAGACGTGGCCAAAAAGCTGGGTGAGATGTGGAATAACTTAAGTGACAGTGAAAAGCAGCCTTACATCACCAAGGCGGCCAAGCTGAAGGAGAAGTACGAGAAG GATGTTGCTGACTATAAGTCTAAAGGAAAGTTTGATGGCGCAAAGGGTCCCGCTAAAGTTGCCAGGAAAAAGGTGGAAGAGGAAGACGAAGAAgacgaggaggaagaggaggaggaggaggaggaggaggaggatgaataA